A region of the bacterium genome:
TTGAAAAATTAAAAAAATATATCCGGACAAACGAATTAGTGTTTAAAAAATTTGATGAAGTAATAAATCTGGAATATGCTTATGTTAAAAATTGGTCTTTAATCGAAGATATTCAAATCTTTATTAATACCGTGCAGGTTGTTATATTTGAAAAAAATCCAACATAATTTTTTAGGAGAATGATAAAGTGAAAATAAGCATATTTGGTCTGGGATACGTAGGCTGTGTCAGTGCAGGTTGTCTCTCAAATAATGGTCACAAGGTAATTGGAGTTGATATTAGCCGGCATAAAACAGACTTAATTAATCAAGGGCGACCTACAATTATCGAAAAAAATATTGATGAACTTATACAAAAAAGTTATCAGGCGGGTATGCTTTCAGCAACAACTGATTTTGAACATGCGATTCTTAATACGGATGTTTCTATTATATGCGTTGGTACTCCAAGTTCTGATACGGGTAAATTGAATTTTGATCATATTTATCAAGTAGCTGAACAAATCGGAAAATCGATTGTCAATAAAAATACTTTTCATGTAATTGTAATTAGAAGCACTGTTCAGCCTGGAACTCATAATAAAGTAGCGGAGATAATTTCAAAAGCAAGTTCGAAAATCAGAAATGTCGATTTTGCAATGGTTTCAAATCCCGAATTTTTAAGAGAAAGCACAGCAATTGAAGATTATTATAATCCTGCATTTACGCTTCTTGGTTCTGACAGTGAAAAAGCATTTGAAATTATGGAAGAAATTTATAAGGATATAAATGCACCTATCTACAGAACTGATTATGAAGTTGCAGAAATAATCAAATACATTAACAATTCATTTCATGCGCTTAAAATAACTTTTGGAAATGAAGTCGGCAATATATGCAAGACTCTTGGCATAGACAGCCACAAAGTTATGGACATATTCTGTAAGGATGACAAGTTAAATATTTCTCCATATTATTTCAAGCCCGGCTTTGCTTATGGTGGTTCATGCCTTCCAAAAGATCTTGGAGCCTTGATTAGACTTTCAAGAGATTTAAATCTGGATACACCTGTGCTTGAAAGTATTTCAAAGAGTAATGAAATTCAAAAAGAAATTCTTTTAAATAAAATTTTAAAAGAAAATAAAAAAAATATAGGCATACTGGGCTTAAGTTTTAAAGCCGGCACAGATGATTTGAGGGAAAGCCCGATTGTAGATGTAATTGAAAGGCTTATAGGAAAAGGTTTTAATGTCAAAATATATGACAAAAATGTAAGCCTATCCAAATTAGTAGGAAGCAATAAAAGCTATATCGAAAACAAATTGCCTCATCTTTCAAAATTGATAACTGATCTGAATACAGTTATCAATGAGTCTGAATTGTTAGTCATAACAAATAAAGAAGCCGAATTTAATAATGCTTTCAAATTAATAGATAAAAATAATTATGAAAAAGAAGAAGGTCTTGAATTAAGAAATAAAATTGTTATAGATCTAGTGAGAATAGCCGAAGCAGTGAATATAGAAGGTAAATATGACGGAATATGCTGGTAAAAAGATACTTATAATTGTTGAAAATTTGCCGATACCTTTTGATACGAGAGTTTGGCAGGAAGCTAACACATTAACCGAAGCAGGATACAAAGTTTCAATTATATGCCCTACAGGCAAAGGTTTTGAAAAAAAATATGAAGTACTTAATGGAATATCAATATACAGGCATGATCTTCCGAAAGACGGTTCAGGCAGTATTTCTTACCTTGTAGAATATTCTGCAGCATTGTTTTGGGAATTTGTAATTGCTTTGAAAATATTATTTAAGGAAGGATTTGATGTAATTCAAGCTTGCAATCCTCCAGATAATATCTTTTTAATCGGAGCGTTTTTTAAGCTTTTTGGAAAAAAATTCGTATTTGATCATCACGATATTAATCCCGAGCTTTATATAGCTAAATTTAATAAAAAAGATTTTTTTTACAACCTATTAATTATTTTTGAAAGATTAACCTTTTTCTTTGCAGATATTTCTCTTGCAACAAATGAATCTTATAAAGAAATTGCAATAAAAAGGGGCAAAATGAACCCTAAAAAAGTTTTTATTGTAAGGAGCGGACCAAAACTTGAAAGAATGAAAATTCAAGCACCCAATGAAAATATTAAACGCGGGAAAAAATATATGGTCGGATATGTGGGAGTTATCGGTAAACAAGAAGGTCTGGATTATTTAATTGATGCGGCAAAATATATAAGGGATGAAAAAGGCAGAGATGATATTTTTTACGGCATAGTAGGCGCAGGTCCATATCTTGATGAAGTTAAAGCAAAATGTGTTAGTCTGGGATTGGATGATATTGTTGAATTTACCGGCAGGGTTTCTGATGAAGTAATGCTTGAATACCTTAATACTTCTGATGTGTGCGTAAATTCTGATGAATACAACGAAATGAACGATAAATCCACAATGAATAAAATTATGGAGTATATGTCTTTAGGAAAGCCCATAGTTCAATTTGATTTGAAAGAAGGTAAAAATTCCGCTAAAGAAGCTTCTCTGTACGCAAATAATAATGATTTTATAGATATGGCAGAAAAAATTATTTACTTGATAAATAATGATGAAATAAGACAAAAAATGGGTTTTTACGGAAGAGAACGTATAGAAAATGAATTAAAATGGGATAAAACTAAGCTGGCTCTGCTTGATGCGTATCATTATTTATTTAAAACCAATAAATAATGATAAATTTGGGGTTAAAAAATGGCAAT
Encoded here:
- a CDS encoding UDP-glucose/GDP-mannose dehydrogenase family protein → MKISIFGLGYVGCVSAGCLSNNGHKVIGVDISRHKTDLINQGRPTIIEKNIDELIQKSYQAGMLSATTDFEHAILNTDVSIICVGTPSSDTGKLNFDHIYQVAEQIGKSIVNKNTFHVIVIRSTVQPGTHNKVAEIISKASSKIRNVDFAMVSNPEFLRESTAIEDYYNPAFTLLGSDSEKAFEIMEEIYKDINAPIYRTDYEVAEIIKYINNSFHALKITFGNEVGNICKTLGIDSHKVMDIFCKDDKLNISPYYFKPGFAYGGSCLPKDLGALIRLSRDLNLDTPVLESISKSNEIQKEILLNKILKENKKNIGILGLSFKAGTDDLRESPIVDVIERLIGKGFNVKIYDKNVSLSKLVGSNKSYIENKLPHLSKLITDLNTVINESELLVITNKEAEFNNAFKLIDKNNYEKEEGLELRNKIVIDLVRIAEAVNIEGKYDGICW
- a CDS encoding glycosyltransferase family 4 protein, translating into MTEYAGKKILIIVENLPIPFDTRVWQEANTLTEAGYKVSIICPTGKGFEKKYEVLNGISIYRHDLPKDGSGSISYLVEYSAALFWEFVIALKILFKEGFDVIQACNPPDNIFLIGAFFKLFGKKFVFDHHDINPELYIAKFNKKDFFYNLLIIFERLTFFFADISLATNESYKEIAIKRGKMNPKKVFIVRSGPKLERMKIQAPNENIKRGKKYMVGYVGVIGKQEGLDYLIDAAKYIRDEKGRDDIFYGIVGAGPYLDEVKAKCVSLGLDDIVEFTGRVSDEVMLEYLNTSDVCVNSDEYNEMNDKSTMNKIMEYMSLGKPIVQFDLKEGKNSAKEASLYANNNDFIDMAEKIIYLINNDEIRQKMGFYGRERIENELKWDKTKLALLDAYHYLFKTNK